A genome region from Halorubellus sp. JP-L1 includes the following:
- the thpR gene encoding RNA 2',3'-cyclic phosphodiesterase — translation MRLFVSVDLPDALAPAVADVQSLVADAAGVDPTDPEQTHVTLQFLGETPEHRLDAVADAVQAAVDDADVDPFEVEYGDLGVFPSLDYVSVVWLGVREGDLELARLHEAVERETTALGYDPEDHEFTPHATIARVRHGGGKDRVQSVVVEEEPTVGTATVDEVRLTESVLTDDGPRYETVRSFEL, via the coding sequence ATGCGACTGTTCGTGAGCGTCGACCTCCCCGACGCACTCGCGCCCGCCGTCGCCGACGTCCAGTCACTCGTCGCGGACGCCGCCGGCGTCGACCCCACCGACCCCGAACAGACACACGTCACGCTGCAGTTCCTCGGCGAGACGCCAGAGCACCGGCTCGACGCCGTCGCCGACGCCGTCCAGGCCGCGGTCGACGACGCGGACGTCGACCCGTTCGAGGTCGAGTACGGCGACCTCGGCGTGTTCCCGAGCCTCGACTACGTCAGCGTCGTCTGGCTCGGCGTCCGCGAGGGCGACCTCGAACTCGCCCGGCTCCACGAGGCCGTCGAGCGCGAGACGACCGCGCTCGGCTACGACCCCGAGGATCACGAGTTCACGCCGCACGCCACCATCGCTCGCGTCCGCCACGGCGGCGGCAAGGACCGCGTCCAGTCGGTCGTCGTCGAGGAGGAGCCGACCGTCGGCACCGCGACCGTCGACGAAGTCCGACTCACCGAGAGCGTCCTCACCGACGACGGCCCGCGCTACGAGACCGTTCGCTCGTTCGAACTCTGA
- a CDS encoding TrkH family potassium uptake protein, with translation MTRALRTYVDYRVSVAFVGSVLKYLAVAPLFPLAVALYYGEDPLPFVATIAVMFASGAVLERVDGAGTDDDLGNREAFLLVGLAWLVVPIVGTTPYLVAGNGTVAMPVNALFESMSGFTTTGATVLGEISVDRHGHGMLMWRQLTQWIGGMGILVLMVAILPELSVGGAQVINQEAPGLSLDKLTPRIQKTARALWVIYAGFTLLAAAVYFALHLAGVAPNMDLYNAVAHALTTLPTGGFSPQARSVEAFTPAVQWAVMPFMLVAGTNFALFWYVLKDGPRRLMENAEFRSYLLAIVGFGAVVSALLFAGVGLNEVPANVDAIPGNAENALRQGLFQVLAIVTTTGYASMDFNTWDPSAQTILLFAYFLGGSAGSAAGSIKIVRWVLVKKAVLRSLFTSIHPDAVRPVRFQGDAVDEETILDVLVFVLLFLSLFALSTILLYLDSLRTVDVSLTGLEAMSVAIATLGNVGPGFGPVGPMDSFLPFSNASKLYMVFLMWIGRLEVVSVLVILTPSFWRS, from the coding sequence ATGACTCGCGCGTTGCGGACGTACGTCGACTACCGGGTCAGTGTCGCCTTCGTCGGGTCGGTCCTGAAGTACCTCGCCGTCGCGCCACTGTTCCCGCTCGCGGTGGCGCTCTACTACGGCGAGGACCCGCTCCCGTTCGTCGCGACGATCGCGGTGATGTTCGCGAGCGGCGCGGTCCTCGAGCGCGTCGACGGCGCAGGCACCGACGACGACCTCGGCAACAGGGAGGCGTTCCTCCTCGTGGGTCTCGCCTGGCTCGTCGTCCCGATCGTGGGGACGACCCCGTACCTCGTCGCCGGCAATGGGACCGTCGCGATGCCCGTCAACGCGCTGTTCGAGAGCATGAGCGGGTTCACGACGACGGGCGCGACGGTCCTCGGCGAGATCTCCGTCGACCGCCACGGCCACGGGATGCTCATGTGGCGCCAGCTCACGCAGTGGATCGGCGGCATGGGGATCCTCGTCCTGATGGTCGCGATCCTCCCCGAGCTCTCCGTCGGTGGCGCGCAAGTCATCAATCAGGAGGCACCCGGGCTCTCGCTCGACAAACTCACGCCACGCATCCAGAAGACGGCGCGCGCGCTCTGGGTGATCTACGCCGGCTTCACGCTCCTCGCCGCCGCCGTCTACTTCGCGCTCCACCTGGCCGGCGTCGCCCCGAACATGGACCTCTACAACGCCGTCGCGCACGCACTCACGACGCTCCCGACCGGCGGGTTCTCGCCGCAAGCCCGGAGCGTGGAGGCGTTCACGCCCGCCGTCCAGTGGGCGGTGATGCCGTTCATGCTCGTCGCCGGCACGAACTTCGCGCTGTTCTGGTACGTCCTCAAGGACGGCCCCCGCCGACTGATGGAGAACGCCGAGTTCCGGTCGTACCTGCTCGCCATCGTCGGCTTCGGCGCAGTCGTCTCGGCGCTGCTGTTCGCGGGCGTCGGACTCAACGAGGTCCCGGCGAACGTCGACGCCATCCCCGGGAACGCCGAGAACGCTCTCCGACAGGGATTGTTCCAGGTGCTCGCGATCGTGACGACCACGGGCTACGCGAGCATGGACTTCAACACCTGGGACCCGTCCGCGCAGACGATTCTCCTGTTCGCATACTTCCTCGGCGGGTCCGCGGGCTCGGCCGCCGGATCCATCAAGATCGTTCGCTGGGTGCTCGTGAAGAAGGCCGTCCTCCGGTCGCTGTTCACGTCCATCCACCCGGACGCCGTCAGACCCGTCCGATTCCAGGGCGACGCCGTCGACGAGGAGACGATCCTCGACGTCCTCGTGTTCGTCCTCCTGTTCCTCTCGCTGTTCGCGCTCTCGACGATCCTCCTCTACCTCGACAGCCTCCGCACCGTCGACGTCTCGCTGACCGGACTCGAAGCGATGAGCGTCGCCATCGCCACCCTCGGGAACGTCGGCCCCGGCTTCGGCCCCGTCGGCCCCATGGACAGCTTCCTGCCGTTCTCGAACGCCTCGAAGCTCTACATGGTGTTCCTCATGTGGATCGGCCGCCTCGAAGTCGTCTCCGTCCTCGTCATCCTCACCCCGTCGTTCTGGCGGTCCTGA
- a CDS encoding 50S ribosomal protein L39e yields MSKKSKAKKKRLAKLDRQNSRVPAWVMLKTDMETQRNYKRRNWRRNDTDE; encoded by the coding sequence ATGAGCAAGAAGTCGAAGGCGAAGAAGAAGCGCCTCGCCAAGCTCGACCGACAGAACAGTCGGGTGCCGGCGTGGGTCATGCTCAAGACCGACATGGAGACCCAGCGGAACTACAAGCGCCGGAACTGGCGGCGTAACGACACGGACGAGTAA
- a CDS encoding SWIM zinc finger family protein — protein sequence MTHTRNTPASGADEFDDRTAPPGPPSERDLDQRSLRARTEAMDVMGIGSGQYRVHSESGNDYLVDVNDRRCTCPDHAIRGVRCKHLRRVAMEITAGSVAPPSYVASTCASCGDFALVPPGASEPHLCERHRLAVGDRVRDRETGDVIVVVAVSPRRADEVTIPGRNVTVAGYETNAAYPASDPVVAAVYPSVRVTREGARPESLRAYSFPLSRLERVRERDGARR from the coding sequence ATGACGCACACTCGAAACACACCCGCGTCAGGAGCCGACGAGTTCGACGACCGGACCGCGCCGCCGGGGCCACCGAGCGAGCGCGACCTCGACCAGCGGTCGCTCCGGGCGCGCACGGAGGCGATGGACGTGATGGGCATCGGGAGCGGCCAGTACCGGGTGCACAGCGAGAGCGGGAACGATTACCTCGTCGACGTGAACGACCGCCGGTGCACGTGCCCCGACCACGCCATCCGCGGGGTGCGCTGCAAGCACCTGCGGCGGGTCGCGATGGAGATCACCGCGGGTTCGGTCGCGCCGCCGAGTTACGTCGCCTCGACGTGCGCGTCCTGCGGCGACTTCGCGCTGGTGCCGCCGGGCGCGAGCGAGCCCCATCTCTGCGAGCGCCATCGGCTCGCGGTCGGGGACCGCGTTCGGGACCGGGAGACGGGCGACGTGATCGTGGTGGTCGCGGTGTCGCCGCGGCGCGCGGACGAGGTGACGATCCCGGGCCGGAACGTGACGGTGGCGGGCTACGAGACGAACGCGGCGTATCCGGCGAGCGACCCGGTGGTCGCGGCGGTCTACCCGTCGGTGCGCGTAACCCGCGAGGGGGCGCGCCCGGAGTCCCTGCGCGCGTACTCGTTCCCGCTGTCGCGCCTGGAGCGCGTCCGCGAGCGCGACGGCGCTCGTCGGTGA
- a CDS encoding asparagine synthase-related protein, translating into METTRLLGPGWSTDDGVAARGRAWTPDGRRADLASAFASARTLTSVAATARRLDGFYAVVVDTDDAVFLVCDHARSVPLYFDTSESIVVGDSTRELVGDDRELDPLAASEFALTRYVTRGETVYANVAAVRAGEVVAVPRADPGSFERRRYARYRPTTAVEGDEATLLDAMDDVLAGVFDRVVDVADGRRVAVPLSGGVDSRLVAATLVDRGVDVLGFAFGVHGHADVEVSRDVADALGIDWAFIEYTPERWHDWYHSAARRDYHEYAFGGDALPFLAEWPAVKELQSRGVLDDALVCPGHTVATPSERVPASWLAEPPDADGFVSHVLDEHYSLWAFEDERRRATFADRIRADAGLGAGAATAADADAPGGDAIPAYEEWEWTTRMATFTNGDARCYDWFGLDWWLPLWDPAYVRFWASVPAEHRLGKRLQTEYTARRFRAVADVDEPTARRTDADWTPVDQVRRTFETRPWVALDGDLEDWLGAQAVPPSNVESWGNYPLGWYGVIPREDAGTFDAARSLYSLRTLAALDELSFGPGCVVDGPLTETLSLPPTESTSPGATDRLE; encoded by the coding sequence ATGGAGACGACGCGACTGCTCGGTCCGGGCTGGTCGACGGACGACGGCGTAGCCGCCCGCGGTCGAGCGTGGACGCCGGACGGCCGCCGGGCGGACCTCGCGTCGGCGTTCGCGAGCGCGCGAACGCTCACGTCCGTCGCCGCCACGGCGCGGCGACTCGACGGGTTCTACGCGGTCGTCGTCGACACCGACGACGCAGTGTTCCTCGTCTGCGACCACGCGCGGAGCGTACCGCTGTATTTCGACACGTCGGAGTCGATCGTCGTCGGCGACAGCACGCGCGAACTCGTGGGCGACGACCGCGAGTTGGACCCGCTCGCGGCGAGCGAGTTCGCGCTGACGCGGTACGTGACGCGCGGCGAGACCGTCTACGCGAACGTCGCCGCGGTTCGTGCCGGCGAAGTCGTCGCGGTCCCACGAGCCGACCCAGGGTCGTTCGAGCGTCGGCGCTACGCGCGCTACCGGCCGACGACGGCCGTCGAGGGCGACGAAGCGACGCTCCTGGACGCGATGGACGACGTCCTCGCGGGCGTGTTCGACAGGGTCGTCGACGTCGCCGACGGCCGCCGCGTGGCCGTTCCGCTGAGCGGCGGCGTCGATTCGCGGCTCGTCGCGGCGACGCTCGTCGACCGCGGCGTCGACGTCCTCGGGTTCGCGTTCGGCGTGCACGGCCACGCTGACGTCGAAGTGAGTCGCGACGTCGCCGACGCCCTCGGCATAGACTGGGCGTTCATCGAGTACACGCCCGAGCGCTGGCACGACTGGTATCACTCCGCCGCACGCCGCGACTACCACGAGTACGCGTTCGGCGGTGACGCGCTCCCGTTCCTCGCCGAGTGGCCGGCGGTGAAGGAACTGCAATCCCGGGGCGTGCTCGACGACGCGCTCGTCTGTCCCGGTCACACGGTCGCGACGCCGAGCGAGCGCGTCCCGGCGTCGTGGCTCGCGGAGCCGCCTGACGCGGACGGGTTCGTCTCGCACGTCCTCGACGAGCACTACTCGCTGTGGGCGTTCGAGGACGAGCGACGTCGCGCGACGTTCGCGGACCGCATCCGGGCGGACGCGGGACTCGGCGCGGGCGCAGCCACCGCGGCCGACGCCGACGCCCCCGGCGGGGACGCGATTCCGGCGTACGAGGAGTGGGAGTGGACGACGCGGATGGCGACGTTCACGAACGGGGACGCGCGCTGCTACGACTGGTTCGGCCTCGACTGGTGGCTGCCGCTGTGGGATCCCGCGTACGTCAGGTTCTGGGCCTCGGTGCCCGCCGAGCACCGCCTCGGGAAGCGACTCCAGACCGAGTACACCGCTCGCCGCTTTCGTGCGGTCGCCGACGTGGACGAACCGACTGCTCGCCGAACTGACGCGGATTGGACGCCCGTCGACCAGGTCCGGCGGACGTTCGAGACGCGACCGTGGGTCGCGCTCGACGGCGACCTCGAGGACTGGCTGGGCGCGCAGGCGGTGCCGCCGTCGAACGTGGAGTCCTGGGGGAACTACCCGCTGGGGTGGTACGGGGTGATTCCGCGCGAGGACGCCGGGACGTTCGACGCCGCTCGCAGCCTCTACTCGCTGCGGACGCTCGCGGCGCTCGACGAGCTCTCGTTCGGCCCGGGCTGTGTCGTCGACGGTCCGCTGACGGAGACGCTGTCGCTCCCGCCGACGGAGTCGACGTCGCCCGGAGCGACGGACCGGCTCGAATAG
- a CDS encoding translation initiation factor IF-6 translates to MLRTAFVGSPYVGVFARATDSVLVVRQDADDELVDALAEELEVPAVATNVGGSATVGSLVAGNSTGVVVTGRIRDRERKRLEDATDVSVGVLPGRRNAAGNVVLANDTGAYVHPELTDEGVAIVEDTLDVPVERGEIGGVRTVGTAGVATNDGVLCHPKATEAELAALDDHLGVHADVGTVNFGAPLVGSGLLANDHGYVVGEDTSGPELTRIEQTLGFVD, encoded by the coding sequence GTGCTACGCACCGCGTTCGTCGGGTCGCCGTACGTCGGCGTGTTCGCTCGCGCGACCGACAGCGTGCTCGTCGTCCGGCAGGACGCCGACGACGAGCTCGTCGACGCGCTCGCCGAAGAGCTCGAGGTACCGGCAGTCGCGACCAACGTCGGTGGATCCGCGACCGTCGGGTCGCTCGTCGCGGGGAACTCGACGGGCGTCGTCGTCACGGGCCGCATCCGCGACCGCGAACGCAAGCGCCTGGAGGACGCGACCGACGTCTCGGTCGGCGTGCTCCCGGGGCGGCGCAACGCCGCGGGGAACGTCGTGCTGGCGAACGACACCGGCGCGTACGTCCACCCCGAACTCACCGACGAGGGGGTCGCGATCGTCGAGGACACGCTCGACGTCCCCGTCGAGCGCGGCGAGATCGGTGGCGTGCGGACGGTCGGGACGGCGGGCGTCGCGACGAACGACGGCGTGCTCTGTCACCCGAAGGCGACCGAAGCGGAGCTCGCGGCGCTCGACGACCACCTGGGCGTACACGCGGACGTCGGTACCGTGAACTTCGGCGCGCCGCTCGTCGGCTCCGGGCTGCTCGCGAACGACCACGGGTACGTGGTCGGCGAGGACACGAGCGGTCCCGAACTGACGCGCATCGAGCAGACGCTCGGGTTCGTCGACTGA
- a CDS encoding Tat pathway signal protein — MDPRDGRGLDRREFAKAAVAIGGASALSACLDRLPGGREIPTGGDPSSLPDRQHAWSERIPNDDHGNDVMPRHHVLLYLDYAGDGTPTANERETVETALQSLERAYEHSNDGLLFTVGYSPSYFDRFEDSLPEAVDLPAPEPLSSFEDPAFDEQDVLVHLASDHGDVVLEAESALLGERDAANDREMDADLVGVLEKADRRTGFIGNGLPTEHHADEDVDGIPDDADIDEESPLFMGFKSGFTKNQATEDRVTIQTGPFEGATTQHVSKIRLRLDDWYGEQDRDDRVAEMFCPAHAENDVVEGVGENLGDGTNVNECPADLDETAQEYGRVGHNQKTANARDDDDNPIILRRDFDSTDGGEAGLHFLAVQREIGDFVETREAMNGTDATENPAIRQRVNNGILEYTFVRRRGNFLLPPRRHRALPTPRPE, encoded by the coding sequence ATGGATCCACGAGACGGTCGCGGACTCGATCGGCGCGAGTTCGCGAAGGCCGCCGTCGCCATCGGTGGGGCGAGCGCGCTCTCGGCGTGCCTCGACCGACTTCCGGGCGGCCGCGAGATACCGACGGGTGGCGACCCGAGCTCGCTCCCCGACCGACAGCACGCCTGGAGCGAGCGCATCCCGAACGACGACCACGGCAACGACGTCATGCCGCGGCATCACGTCCTTCTCTACCTCGACTACGCCGGCGACGGCACGCCAACCGCGAACGAGCGCGAGACCGTCGAGACCGCGCTCCAGAGCCTCGAACGCGCCTACGAGCACTCGAACGACGGCCTCCTGTTCACGGTCGGGTACTCGCCGTCGTACTTCGACCGATTCGAGGACTCGCTCCCCGAAGCCGTCGACCTGCCGGCGCCAGAGCCGCTGTCGTCGTTCGAGGACCCCGCGTTCGACGAACAGGACGTGCTCGTCCACCTCGCGAGCGACCACGGCGACGTCGTCCTCGAAGCCGAATCGGCGTTGCTCGGCGAGCGCGACGCCGCGAACGACCGCGAGATGGACGCCGACCTCGTCGGCGTTCTCGAGAAGGCCGACCGCCGAACGGGCTTCATCGGGAACGGCCTCCCGACCGAGCACCACGCCGACGAGGACGTCGACGGCATCCCCGACGATGCCGACATCGACGAGGAATCGCCGCTGTTCATGGGGTTCAAGTCCGGGTTCACGAAGAACCAGGCGACCGAGGACCGCGTCACCATCCAGACCGGTCCCTTCGAGGGGGCGACCACCCAGCACGTCTCGAAGATCCGCCTCCGGCTGGACGACTGGTACGGCGAACAGGACCGCGACGACCGCGTCGCCGAGATGTTCTGTCCCGCGCACGCCGAGAACGACGTCGTCGAGGGCGTCGGCGAGAACCTCGGCGACGGCACGAATGTCAACGAGTGCCCCGCGGACCTCGACGAGACTGCCCAGGAGTACGGGCGCGTCGGCCACAACCAGAAGACAGCCAACGCTCGCGACGACGACGACAATCCCATCATCCTCCGCCGTGACTTCGACTCCACCGACGGCGGCGAAGCCGGTCTCCACTTCCTCGCCGTCCAGCGCGAGATCGGCGACTTCGTCGAGACGCGCGAAGCGATGAACGGCACCGACGCCACCGAGAACCCCGCCATCCGCCAGCGCGTCAACAACGGCATCCTCGAGTACACGTTCGTCCGCCGCCGCGGCAACTTCCTCCTCCCACCACGCCGGCACCGAGCACTCCCGACGCCCCGGCCCGAGTAG
- a CDS encoding twin-arginine translocation signal domain-containing protein, which yields MDRRTFLRAGGVASAAGLAGCFGLLETRSARSPPVLSDRPDAVYFPTHVEGMQMGGMGKSGDYAAMAMYSYPHRFWNVNGTTVEQTPIEEGDDAHIMVNVFDPETKRVLPDAGVSIEITSDGESVSQETIYPMLSQPMAFHYGANFDLGDVDAATLTVDVSIGGVTGSGVTTTGDYDGRFEEGATIPLELTYSQAEKQGISFRETPEKAGERTARKPMEMDAPLGVAPAPGDLPGRVLGDPANGEPRSGDAVFAATVVDADRFDGRYLAVSPRTPYNGFVIPRMGIAATVDRDGETVYDDSLGRTLDPEIGYHYGAPVDVQSGDEVTLSVTTPAQVARHEGYETAFLDFEDVTLTA from the coding sequence ATGGACAGACGCACGTTCCTCCGCGCCGGTGGCGTCGCGAGCGCTGCCGGCCTCGCCGGCTGTTTCGGGCTGCTGGAGACGCGGTCGGCGCGCTCCCCGCCGGTCCTCTCGGACCGCCCGGACGCGGTGTACTTCCCGACGCACGTCGAGGGCATGCAGATGGGCGGCATGGGGAAGTCCGGGGACTACGCGGCGATGGCGATGTACTCGTACCCGCATCGGTTCTGGAACGTGAACGGGACGACCGTCGAGCAGACGCCGATCGAGGAGGGCGACGACGCGCACATAATGGTGAACGTGTTCGACCCCGAGACGAAGCGGGTGCTCCCGGACGCGGGCGTCAGCATCGAGATCACGAGCGACGGCGAGAGCGTCTCCCAGGAGACGATCTACCCGATGCTCTCCCAGCCGATGGCGTTCCACTACGGCGCGAACTTCGACCTCGGCGACGTCGACGCGGCGACGCTCACCGTCGACGTCTCCATCGGTGGCGTCACGGGCAGCGGCGTCACCACGACCGGCGACTACGACGGCCGATTCGAGGAGGGCGCGACGATCCCCCTGGAACTCACCTATAGCCAGGCCGAGAAGCAGGGGATCTCCTTCCGCGAGACCCCCGAAAAGGCCGGGGAGCGCACGGCCCGGAAGCCCATGGAGATGGACGCTCCGCTCGGCGTCGCACCGGCACCCGGCGACCTCCCGGGGCGCGTGCTCGGCGACCCCGCGAACGGCGAGCCCAGGAGCGGCGACGCCGTGTTCGCGGCGACGGTCGTCGACGCCGACCGCTTCGACGGCCGGTACCTCGCGGTCAGCCCGCGCACGCCGTACAACGGCTTCGTCATCCCGCGCATGGGGATCGCCGCGACCGTCGACCGCGACGGCGAGACCGTCTACGACGACAGCCTCGGCCGCACGCTCGACCCCGAAATCGGCTATCACTACGGCGCACCCGTCGACGTCCAGTCCGGCGACGAGGTCACGCTCTCCGTGACCACGCCCGCGCAGGTCGCACGTCACGAGGGCTACGAGACCGCGTTCCTCGACTTCGAGGACGTCACGCTCACCGCCTGA
- a CDS encoding 50S ribosomal protein L31e has protein sequence MSAGDFEERVVTVPLRDANAEAKHKRADKAMTLIREHLAQHFSVDDDQVRLDPSINEKIWERGRKKPPSKIRVRAAPFDVEGERVVEAEYAE, from the coding sequence ATGAGCGCAGGAGACTTCGAGGAGCGCGTCGTCACCGTCCCGCTCCGAGACGCAAACGCCGAAGCGAAGCACAAGCGCGCCGACAAGGCGATGACGCTCATCCGCGAGCACCTCGCACAGCACTTCTCGGTCGACGACGACCAGGTCCGCCTCGACCCCTCGATCAACGAGAAGATCTGGGAGCGCGGCCGGAAGAAGCCGCCGAGCAAGATTCGCGTTCGCGCCGCGCCCTTCGACGTCGAGGGCGAGCGCGTCGTCGAAGCGGAATACGCAGAGTAA
- a CDS encoding DNA primase large subunit PriL (p41; involved in priming for DNA replication; forms a heterodimer of small and large subunit (Pfup41 and Pfup46); primase from Pyrococcus furiosus uses deoxyribonucleotides as a substrate and can synthesize long DNA strands in vitro which means it may be involved in both de novo primer synthesis and elongation; enzyme from Sulfolobus solfataricus has higher affinity for ribonucleotides and also possesses 3'-terminal nucleotidyl transferase activity; priming is stimulated by thymine-rich synthetic bubbles), with translation MEALHARYPFFESAREAVDAAAVDLGELVVREDAPAVERAVERVTTALTDGDVGAPRRRTRTELLSYPVARVLVSLVDEPVVTRTYAQAEAATAIERVRADVTEDADLSYGSAGEVTLPGLLDEFDLTDAVRAVEEDATTFRVDVTAYLRLSSGLDGDAWRLNRRALADGDVPVDRDELLVLLRQAVEDRVAEGLPLGVPDAIADALAPAIAQVEEVLADIDVAVDIDRVLPELFPPCVQALLERARDGEELPAHSWFSLCSFCATIGMDAPAVLELLDVTAETDPVLAQRVRYGMERVAGERGVEYPLPSCETMDAYGDCVNKDDLCAEVAHPTGYYEARVDASGD, from the coding sequence ATGGAGGCGTTACACGCGCGGTACCCGTTCTTCGAGAGCGCGCGGGAGGCGGTCGACGCCGCCGCCGTGGACCTCGGAGAACTCGTCGTTCGGGAGGACGCGCCGGCGGTCGAGCGCGCCGTCGAGCGCGTGACGACGGCGCTCACCGACGGCGACGTCGGGGCGCCGCGTCGGCGGACGCGCACGGAACTGCTCTCGTACCCGGTCGCGCGCGTGTTGGTGTCGCTCGTCGACGAGCCCGTGGTGACGCGGACGTACGCGCAGGCGGAGGCGGCGACGGCGATCGAGCGCGTTCGCGCGGACGTCACCGAGGACGCCGACCTGTCCTACGGGTCCGCCGGCGAGGTGACGCTCCCCGGGTTGCTCGACGAGTTCGACCTCACGGACGCGGTACGGGCGGTCGAGGAGGACGCGACGACGTTCCGCGTGGACGTCACCGCGTACCTCCGGTTGTCGTCGGGGCTGGACGGCGACGCGTGGCGACTGAACCGGCGGGCGCTCGCCGACGGCGACGTGCCCGTCGACCGCGACGAACTGCTCGTCCTCCTCCGGCAGGCCGTCGAGGACCGCGTCGCGGAGGGGCTCCCGCTGGGGGTGCCCGACGCCATCGCGGACGCGCTCGCTCCCGCCATCGCTCAGGTCGAGGAGGTGCTGGCGGACATCGACGTCGCCGTGGACATCGACCGCGTCCTCCCGGAGCTGTTCCCGCCGTGCGTGCAGGCGCTCCTGGAGCGCGCTCGCGACGGCGAGGAACTGCCCGCGCACTCGTGGTTCTCGCTGTGCTCGTTCTGCGCGACGATCGGGATGGACGCTCCCGCTGTCCTCGAGTTACTGGACGTGACCGCGGAGACGGACCCGGTGCTCGCGCAGCGCGTACGGTACGGGATGGAGCGGGTCGCCGGCGAACGCGGCGTCGAGTATCCGCTGCCGTCCTGCGAGACGATGGACGCGTACGGCGACTGCGTGAACAAGGACGACCTCTGCGCTGAGGTCGCGCACCCGACGGGGTACTACGAGGCGCGCGTCGACGCCAGCGGCGACTGA
- a CDS encoding ArsR family transcriptional regulator has translation MTDTRTSIERAIATAPGVHFNELVRDTEYAPGQVQYHVRDLVDAGVLAREELFGRTHYYPPEYDAFERRVLALVRRETTRDVLLACLDDDPNRPAAVAERVGIARSTLEHHVGNLQTAGVLEKHRDSRGRVTLALARPQRTRDLLETVEPSVPARLVDRFTRLVDDLLAAE, from the coding sequence ATGACCGACACCAGAACGAGCATCGAACGCGCGATCGCGACCGCTCCCGGCGTCCACTTCAACGAACTCGTCCGCGACACCGAGTACGCGCCCGGCCAGGTCCAGTATCACGTCCGCGATCTCGTCGACGCCGGCGTCCTGGCCCGCGAGGAACTGTTCGGCCGCACGCACTACTATCCGCCCGAGTACGACGCGTTCGAACGCCGCGTCCTCGCGCTCGTCCGCCGCGAGACGACGCGCGACGTCCTGCTCGCGTGCCTCGACGACGACCCGAACCGCCCCGCGGCCGTCGCCGAGCGCGTCGGCATCGCCCGAAGCACCCTCGAACACCACGTCGGCAACCTCCAGACCGCCGGCGTCCTCGAGAAGCACCGCGACAGCCGCGGCCGCGTCACCCTCGCACTCGCCCGCCCACAGCGCACCCGCGACCTCCTCGAAACCGTCGAACCGAGCGTCCCCGCCCGTCTCGTCGATCGCTTCACGCGCCTCGTCGACGACCTCCTCGCCGCCGAGTGA